A DNA window from Plasmodium vinckei vinckei genome assembly, chromosome: PVVCY_10 contains the following coding sequences:
- a CDS encoding chromatin assembly factor 1 P55 subunit, putative translates to MKKQGNNLNNFNDINNKNEEAQSNYINANVENSKYWQYNTILLYNVIMIYNCEWPSLFVEWMPNVYKRSQDYYSQDLILGTYSTEKSNYILVLEVSLPSEELSQSNFYYDKIGDFRHNSSNDTTNKFKIKKKIYHECEINKISCNPEKSNIIACFSSNGNINILNLNDYEYDETELKISSIDNFDYTLKGHSGEGWGLQWDKGTNMIASCADDSYLCVWDINSNSISNDNVSVKCDTTTNSSVVNTNNNSSKGIIQPVVKFFNNNIPLEDCCWRDQNILTVSDDGQFHIYDIRSKNAVHSIKITNNTLNAIDVNPHNKNIFATGGTNKEIDLWDMRYTTKSLHRIISQKENIIKLQWDKYQPGILSSSSDKYIYFFDTNKIGIEQTYEDSQDGPPELIFIHGGHSSNVLDFSLNSSYSMMISSISEDNSLQIWQPSRQAYEDESDSHDDTEVE, encoded by the exons atgaaaaaacagGGTAATAACCTGAACAActttaatgatataaataataaaaatgaggaAGCACAATCCAATTACATAAATGCCAATGTAGAAAATTCAAAGTATTGGCAATATAACACAATCTTGCTTTATAATGtaattatgatatataaCTGTGAATGGCCGTCCCTCTTTGTTGAATGGATGCCAAACGTATACAA ACGAAGTCAGGATTATTACTCTCAAGACTTAATACTAGGGACGTATAGCACTGAGAAAAGTAACTACATCCTCGTTTTAGAA GTGAGTTTACCAAGCGAAGAGCTATCTCaatcaaatttttattacgaCAAGATAGGAGATTTTAGACATAATTCATCTAATGATACAACGAATAAAtttaagataaaaaaaaaaatatatcatgaatgtgaaataaataaaataagttgTAATCCAGAAAAAAGCAATATTATAGCTTGTTTTTCATCCAatggaaatataaacattttaaatttaaatgattatGAATATGATGAAACTGAACTAAAGATTAGTAGCATAGACAATTTTGATTATACTTTAAAAGGTCATTCAGGTGAAGGATGGGGATTACAATGGGATAAAGGAACAAATATGATAGCCTCATGTGCAGACGattcatatttatgtgTATGGGATATAAATTCCAATAGTATATCAAATGATAATGTTAGTGTAAAATGTGATACAACTACAAACTCATCGGTAGTTAATACCAATAATAATTCTTCTAAAGGTATTATACAACCTGttgttaaattttttaataataatattccaTTGGAGGATTGTTGTTGGCGTGATCagaatatattaacagTCTCAGATGATGGGCAAttccatatatatgatatacgTAGTAAAAATGCAGTACATTCAATAAAAATCACAAATAATACATTAAATGCAATTGATGTTAATCCACATaataagaatatatttGCAACAGGGGGaacaaataaagaaattgaTTTATGGGATATGCGTTATACTACTAAATCATTACATCGAATTATTTCTCAgaaggaaaatataataaaattacaatGGGATAAATATCAGCCAGGAATTTTATCATCATCTAgcgataaatatatttatttttttgatacaaataaaataggaATAGAACAAACTTATGAGGATTCTCAAGATGGCCCACCCGaacttatatttattcatgGCGGTCATTCCTCAAATGTATTAGATTTTTCTCTTAATTCATCTTACTCAATG ATGATTTCTTCTATTAGTGAGGACAACTCCCTTCAAATTTGGCAGCCATCACGACAAGCCTATGAAGACGAATCAGATAGTCATGATGATACAGAAGTTGAATAA
- a CDS encoding HID1 domain-containing protein, putative, producing the protein MGQSNTKHIHTIFDKTNPEKFNETDLYLELLHSDGNLKQCDFYFIKHIIDNVENVTVFFKFLITTLEKVLTGKNDKYVSDCNVCVKICLLVFPVLQYNYKKKEIFDLMWRENNIENLVCTNYGCNNILILHIFNFLLIILFTENISINSRNQNGHNNYEHAGNIVLAKNTIDIYKLWLVKLVTYEDNAETSNIITTNNRNTTFTNSINEYNKLDNENEKNKHVEIEKEMDNEINKIDDCTNKNNSLVNDSNESNENNKYIFTNDIKYVEYCEVSNLSNDRKDHDKDMIKYNNTIDLNLINNRINILKCLLILLSSYMYNDNNNYLEEKNMYLYLFTSGDIYFSSNFFISLLNVIYDNEFNYFSFYFYNDTYLEFYNLCIHVLNILIDFNPFILQNDKKVHYINSALDYFFSVKKIAYKGKRQTCNKEDSGKNGENSNKNSEQVDPNQSRSFSNFDSTIYSYSSEESYDSSDSIKDFENGENSSKKSKVREAIFNLKRALKIKRNYLSISRENSSENIQDDDYYEYIKNSKKVKNLQTRNIFLVMLQNLELNSIKYIYKGVLNMLISYKLYFENYEEDIFYINNYLCLFWNLMNNNKLVVNYVKNHNSSMFLFYILYILICFNNKRKKEMQLFSDIKKSEPLNGASINLNNNGNIDHDGGDEKHISNIKTEDLNNEKDFYNNEKFNQSKKCDEFNIRKIDGLIYICLFIILKLSSNSGVCKNLNQKYNQKIKINSLIKNVHQFETYVDFLIYALCLLINDNIYFLKFERIIDMAIIILTNISVYIKSMSIYSCECIINILKKILKKEWILSSQYHHYALFLLLDFINNILSHNLNDNYNLVYIIIKNRDVFISINNLDVTLKDCFIFTPNLDKDYWVPTESWLSNWKNKLPLHFVNAIIYDLASMIEEECDKKEILDYNEVVNLIKTECSIIKNEKIPFIIRKYEKNIFLSKWFTNYIYFLLFFHFYKQNIFINNGIKFIF; encoded by the exons ATGGGGCAAAGTAATACAAAACACATCCATActatttttgataaaacaAATCCAGAGAAATTTAATGAAACAGACTTATATTTAGAACTTCTACATTCCGATGGTAATCTCAAACAATGtgacttttattttattaagcATATTATAGATAATGTAGAAAATGTGACAgtgttttttaaatttttaataacaaCCCTAGAAAAGGTTTTGACAG GGAagaatgataaatatgttaGTGATTGTAATGTGtgtgtaaaaatatgtttgttGGTTTTTCCAGTACTTCAatacaattataaaaaaaaagaaatctTTGATTTAATGTGGagagaaaataatatagaaaatttagTATGTACAAATTATGGTTGTAAcaatattttgatattacatatttttaattttttattaataatccTTTTTACtgaaaatataagtatTAATAGTCGAAATCAAAATGgtcataataattatgaacatGCAGGTAATATTGTACTAGCTAAAAATACTATTGATATTTATAAACTTTGGCTAGTCAAATTAGTAACATATGAAGATAATGCTGAAActtcaaatattattacaacTAATAATAGGAATACTACTTTTACAAATTcgataaatgaatataataaattagacaatgaaaatgaaaaaaataaacatgtggaaattgaaaaagaaatggataatgaaataaataaaattgatgattgcacaaataaaaataattcactAGTTAATGATAGTAATGAaagtaatgaaaataataaatacatatttacaaacgatataaaatatgttgaaTATTGTGAAGTTAGCAATTTAAGCAATGATAGAAAAGATCATGACAAAGATatgattaaatataataacactattgatttaaatttaattaacaatagaataaatatattaaaatgtttgTTAATACTTTTAAGTTCCTATAtgtataatgataataataattatttagaagaaaaaaacatgtatttatatctttttacTAGTggagatatatattttagttctaacttttttatatcattattaaatgTAATTTATGATAACGAGTTTAATTATTtcagtttttatttttataatgacACATACCtagaattttataatttgtgtattcatgttttaaatatattaatcgATTTTAATCCATTTATTCtacaaaatgataaaaaagttcattatataaatagtgcTCTAGACTATTTCTTTTCAGTCAAAAAAATTGCCTATAAAGGAAAAAGGCAAACATGTAATAAAGAAGACAGTGGAAAAAATGGTGAAAACAGTAACAAAAATTCTGAACAAGTTGACCCTAATCAGTCAAGAAGTTTCTCTAACTTTGATTCAACTATATACAGTTACTCCTCTGAAGAGTCATATGATTCGTCCGATAGTATTAAGGATTTTGAAAATGGCGAAAATAGTAGTAAAAAATCGAAAGTTAGAGAAgccatttttaatttaaaacgagctttgaaaataaagagGAACTATTTATCAATAAGCAGAGAGAATAGCAGTGAAAATATTCAGGATGATGATTATTAtgagtatataaaaaatagtaaaaaagtaaaaaatttacaaacaagaaatatatttttagttaTGTTACAAAATTTAGAACTAAATTCaataaagtatatatataaaggtgttttaaatatgctaataagttataaattatactttgaaaattatgaagaagatatattttatataaacaattattTATGCTTGTTTTGGAATCTCATGAATAACAACAAATTGGTTGTAAACTATGtaaaaaatcataatagcagtatgtttttattttacatattatatatattaatatgttttaataataaacgAAAGAAAGAAATGCAATTATTTTCcgacataaaaaaaagtgaaccATTAAATGGAGCAAGTATAAAtcttaataataatggaaatataGATCACGATGGAGGTGatgaaaaacatataagcaatataaaaactgaagatttaaataatgaaaaagatttttataataacgaaaaatttaatcaatcaaaaaaatgtgatgAATTTAATATTCGCAAAATTGATGGattaatatacatatgcttatttataatattaaaattatcatcAAATTCAGGTGtatgtaaaaatttaaatcaaaaatataatcaaaaaataaaaataaattctcttataaaaaatgtacacCAATTTGAAACTTATGTTgactttttaatatatgccTTATGTTTACTAATTAATGACaatatctattttttaaagtttGAACGGATTATAGATATGGCTATTATTATACTTACAAATATCAGTGTCTATATAAAATCAATGAGCATATATTCCTGCGAATgcataattaatattttgaaaaaaatattaaaaaaagaatggATATTATCTTCACAATATCATCATTATgcattatttcttttactggattttataaataatattttatctcacaatttaaatgataattataatcttgtatatatcattataaaGAACAGAGATGTGTTTATTTCCATTAATAATTTGGATGTTACCCTAAAAGACTGTTTTATCTTCACTCCAAATTTAGACAAAG ATTATTGGGTGCCCACCGAAAGTTGGCTATCCAACtggaaaaataaacttCCCCTCCATTTTGTTAATGCCATAATTTACGATTTGGCTAGTATG attGAAGAAGAGTGtgataaaaaggaaatattgGACTATAATGAAGTcgtaaatttaataaaaacagaatgctcaataataaaaaatgagaaaATACCGTTTATCATAAGAAAATatgagaaaaatattttcttgtCTAAATGGtttacaaattatatatattttttattatttttccatttttataaacaaaatatttttataaataatggaattaagtttatattttaa
- a CDS encoding H/ACA ribonucleoprotein complex subunit 3, putative, with amino-acid sequence MYTLRYYLDENGKRVYTLKHTVNGNVTFSAHPCRFSPDDKFSSQRIAIKKRFNLL; translated from the exons atgtatacgTTAAGATATTACTTGGatgaaaatggaaaaaggGTCTATACTCTCAAG CATACTGTCAATGGAAATGTAACATTTTCAGCTCACCCATGTCGATTTTCACCAGACGACAAATTTTCATCGCAAAGAATAGCCATTAAAAAGAGATTTAATTTgttgtaa
- a CDS encoding SF-assemblin, putative translates to MKDSDISTSSEDNLNFYFTEKQNKKMDENNFYQDIKYDILRIERNINMEVKKRIEENKNIQQLIERSANDMINNVLNKITTKIENISLDLDKIIKKCDELEKVVGQIKVDLPTKIQTELISLKRNITDFHIVINKYVHNKKKRDNILFGKIENIDAYINSKIQSEISFKHEDLLILKNESEKLLNYDLDEDINFKNLFIDEIEEIKDALNLTIKEREKSDDDIIQAMNKYTNVLQKALQSVIAKNS, encoded by the exons ATGAAAGACAGTGATATTTCCACTTCATCAGAGGATaacttaaatttttattttacagaaaaacaaaataaaaagatggacgagaataatttttatcaagatataaaatatgatatactACGAATCGAAaggaatataaatatggaagttaaaaaaagaattgaagagaataaaaatatacaacaaTTAATTGAACGTAGTGCTAATgatatgataaataatgtattaaataaaataacaacaaaaatagaaaatatatctttaGATTTAGATaagattataaaaaaatgtgatgAGTTAGAAAAAGTTGTAGGTCAAATAAAAGTAGACTTACCTACTAAAATACAAACAGAACTAATCAgtttaaaaagaaatataaccGATTTTCATATTgtcataaataaatatgtacataataaaaaaaaaagagataatatattatttggaaaaatcgaaaatattgatgcatatataaatagtaaaattCAAAGTGAAATATCTTTTAAACATGAAGATTTATTAAtacttaaaaatgaaagtgaaaaattattgaatTATGATTTAGATGAagatattaattttaaaaatctCTTTATTGATGAAATCGAAGAAATTAAAGATGCCCTTAACTTAACAATCAAAGAAAGAGAAAAATCGGATGATGACATTATACAG GCAATGAATAAATACACGAATGTATTGCAAAAAGCATTGCAATCGGTCATTGCAAAAAATAGCTAA
- a CDS encoding HP12 protein homolog, putative: MTVCSGCGITTGANICCPVCLKHNKEAFYCSQECFEKNYNEHKNIHYFIKLTNNDELHKKNMHENGGTPNSSNPNLSVIILDEEIEKDKLNGNTKGNSYFLKKNKIDGSTMDGEGMDMVMEDLNNEMLNIENIGKQNDMHIFQENVGNSNYFSRETNLSSAQNEGENGFNNIEYNQATKNIMFENYQRKKNYNKYNNVKNYYLFDDSTNNKSKEIHENENIDKAKFNKFFLKNNKISTYINRIVNYISSYKYNVILPYYQDIQNKDDKINSKNNNKIRTKLTEQKIIELKKQLRTQKPFKIIVLFIIISIIVTLSTCLFSYILEASQKTVLKNSENRLNPKNNKDLEIAELKSYIRAIEDLRQEVYEMKEILYAHNVQINKHFHINSSYSIFDNFSKMKPTIQVAHTKRATDKLNSLTSHSFYDNNLINSNIIYENDPANPQKNIDDQIPLVQHQYDVNAIHELKHSNNYRQNQDITYEQNNSTTPEEIQSFNVGHTQNVRNFEETDQAQNYMHVIHPEKDHVQYIPNKEPMETSAYINRVDDIIESQHNKTNLVTNHNMNTEFEQATEIRPIINEENSASKIDITHDSSYVNENENIIHNHDIKEKHKKNSFQIDENENHENNDRKNNINKPNKKKQNTI; this comes from the coding sequence ATGACGGTCTGCTCAGGATGTGGAATAACTACAGGTGCTAATATATGTTGTCCTGTTTgtttaaaacataataaagaaGCATTTTATTGCTCTCAAGAatgttttgaaaaaaattataatgagCATAAgaatatacattattttataaaacttaCAAACAATGATgaattacataaaaaaaatatgcatgaAAATGGTGGTACCCCCAATAGTAGTAACCCCAATTTATCtgtaataattttagacgaggaaattgaaaaagataaaCTAAATGGGAATACAAAAGGAAatagttattttttaaaaaaaaacaaaatcgATGGTAGTACTATGGATGGTGAAGGAATGGACATGGTCATGGAAGATCTTAACAATGAAATGCTAAACATCGAAAATATtggaaaacaaaatgatatgcatatttttcaagAAAACGTAGGAAAtagtaattatttttcacgGGAAACTAATTTAAGTAGTGCCCAAAATGAAGGAGAAAACggatttaataatatagaatataATCAAgctacaaaaaatataatgtttgaaaattatcaaagaaaaaaaaattataataaatataataatgttaaaaattattatttatttgatgaTAGTACAAACAATAAATCTAAAGAAATtcatgaaaatgaaaatatcgATAAAgcaaaatttaataaattttttttaaaaaataataaaatttcaacttatataaatagaattgtaaattatatatcatcatataaatataatgttaTATTACCATATTATCAAgacatacaaaataaagatgataaaataaattccaaaaataataataaaatacgAACTAAATTAACggaacaaaaaattatagaacTTAAAAAACAACTTAGAACTCAAAAaccatttaaaattattgtcttgtttattattatttctattattGTTACTTTATCTACTTgtcttttttcatatattttagagGCATCTCAAAAAacagttttaaaaaattctgaAAATCGGTTAaatccaaaaaataataaagactTGGAAATAGCTGAAttaaaatcatatataagAGCAATTGAAGATTTACGACAAGAAGTTTATGAGATGAAAGAAATCTTATATGCTCACAATGtccaaataaataaacattttcACATTAACAGTTCATATAGtatatttgataattttaGTAAAATGAAACCAACTATTCAAGTTGCACACACTAAAAGAGCAActgataaattaaatagttTAACATCACATTCtttttatgataataatttgataaactcaaacataatttatgaaaatgatcCAGCAAATCcgcaaaaaaatattgatgaTCAAATTCCCTTAGTACAACACCAATATGATGTTAATGCTATTCACGAATTAAAAcattcaaataattatagaCAAAATCAAGATATTAcatatgaacaaaataattcaacAACTCCAGAAGAAATACAATCATTTAATGTAGGCCATACACAAAATGTTAGAAACTTTGAAGAAACAGATCAAGCCCAAAATTACATGCATGTTATTCATCCCGAAAAAGACCATGTACAATATATTCCAAATAAAGAACCGATGGAAACAAGTGCCTACATTAACCGAGTTGATGATATAATTGAAAGTCaacataataaaactaATTTAGTAACAAATCATAATATGAATACAGAATTTGAACAAGCTACTGAAATTAGGCCAATtataaatgaagaaaactCAGCTAGCAAAATTGATATTACACACGATAGCAGCTATGtgaatgaaaatgaaaatataatacataatcatgatataaaagaaaagcataaaaaaaattcatttcAAATAGATGAGAATGAAAAccatgaaaataatgataggaaaaataatattaataagccaaataaaaaaaagcaaaacaCAATTTAA
- a CDS encoding protein-L-isoaspartate(D-aspartate) O-methyltransferase, putative: MLYSVLKLLIYKYILNINFRILQKLPYETKTLNLIFCKHTNKANQYIFINPVKYNIQKKVTKGICPSNIMYAIAENNHRDLINNLKRRGIIDDDDVYDTMLQVDRGRYIKESPYVDTPIYISHGVTISSPHMHALSLKRLMNVLKPGSRAIDVGSGSGYLTVCMAIRVNVLENKNSFVIGIERVKDLVNFSIDNIKRDKPELLNIENFKIIHKNIYQVSEEEQKELGLFDAIHVGASASELPDVLINLLAENGKLIIPLEEGRTQVLYEITKKNGKIIKDRLFEVCFVTLKKN, from the exons atgcTTTATTCAGTTTTAAAACTCctaatatacaaatatatattaaatataaattttaggattttacaaaaattaccatatgaaacaaaaacattaaatttaatattttgtaaacaCACTAATAAAGCTAAtcagtatatttttataaaccctgtgaaatataatatacaaaaaaaagttacaaAAGGCATTTGCCCTtcaaatattatgtatgCAATAGCAGAAAACAATCATAGagatttaattaataaccTAAAAAGAAGAGGAATAATTGACGATGATGATGTATATGATACTATGCTACAG GTGGACCGAGGGCGATATATAAAAGAGAGCCCTTATGTAGACACTCCAATTTACATTAGCCATGGTGTGACTATCTCTTCTCCACACATGCATGCCCTATCCTTAAAGCGGCTCATGAATGTGTTGAAGCCTGGGTCGAGGGCAATTGATGTTG GGTCGGGATCAGGATACCTCACGGTATGCATGGCAATACGAGTAAACgttttagaaaataaaaattcgtTTGTTATTGGAATAGAAAGAGTGAAAGATTTAGTGAACTTTTcaattgataatataaaaagagaTAAACCcgaattattaaatatagaaaattttaaaattattcataaaaatatatatcaagtTAGTGAAGAAGAACAAAAAGAATTAGGATTATTTGATGCTATTCATGTAGGGGCATCAGCTAGCGAACTTCCTGATgtgttaataaatttattggCAGAAAATGGAAAACTAATTATACCTTTAGAAGAAGGACGCACACAGGttttatatgaaattactaaaaaaaatggaaaaattattaaagatAGATTATTTGAAGTTTGTTTTGTTactttaaagaaaaattaa